GATATCATAAAACGAAGATATTGATTTTTTTAGTGGATTGCACAAGGAATTATTAAATTAGCCATCATAAAACGATAGAAATGAAAGAATCAAATAAATTTGGAATAAACACTACTTGTGTACATGTTGGCGAAGTTAAGGATGAGCAATTTAAAGGAGCTGTTTCGCCTATTTATACTGCTACTTCTTATGCTTTTGATGGGGTTGATGTAAAACGTTATCCACGTTATTTTAACACACCAAATCAAGAAATGTTGCACAAAAAGATTGCTGCTTTAGAAAAAACAGAAGATGCTTTAATTTTTGGTTCTGGAATGGCAGCTATATCCGCAGCATTATTTGCCTTTTTAAAAAAAGGAGATCATGTGGTGATTCAGCAAGTAATTTATGGAGGTACTTATAATTTTATCGTTTCAGAATTTGATAAATTTGGAATAGAATATTCTTTTACAGAATCTGATAAAGTAGAAGACTTTAAACCATTGATTAAGGCAAACACCAAAGTTTTATATATAGAGACGCCTTCTAATCCGTTATTAGGTATTACAGATATGAAAGCAATTGCTGCTTTGGCAAAAGAAAACGGTATTTTAACAATGATAGATAATACGTTTGCATCACCTATTAATCAAAATCCTATAGATTTTGGAATTGATATTATGTTGCATTCTGCTACTAAATATATGGGTGGTCATTCTGATATTTCTGCCGGTGCCATTGCAGCAACCACAGAACATATTGAGAAAATTTGGAAAACAGCTATCAATTTTGGTGGTAATTTAAGTGATCAAACGGTTTGGTTGTTAGAAAGAAGTTTAAAAACACTGAATTTACGTGTAAAAGAGCAAACTAAAAATGCACAAAAAATGGCTGAGTTTTTAGAAAATAACGCAGATATTGATAGGGTTTATTATCCAGGATTAAAAAGTCATCCGCAATATGAATTGGCAAAAAAACAAATGAAAGGTTTTGGAGCAATGATGTCTTTTGAGTTATCAGAAGGAATTGATGCTATGAAATTTCAAAATTATTTACAATTGATAAAACCTTCTATGAGTTTAGCTGGTTTAGAAAGTACAACTGTAAGTCCGGTACAAACAACACACGCTTTATTAAGTGAAGAAGAACGTTTGGCAAGAGGAATTAAAGATGGTTTAATTCGTTTTTCTGTAGGTATAGAAGAAGCAGAAGATTTAATTAAAGATATTTTACAAGCAATAAAAAAAGCAAAGAGTTAAAACTCTTTGCTTTTATATAGTAAAAATTATAAAAATTCTACATGTGATCTAATTGGTGGTGTTCGTCAATTAATGGACCACCTTCAATAATGTGTTCTGATGCTTCGTTAGCAAATTTTTCGAAGTTTAAGTGGAAGAAATGTGCTAAGTGAATTGCTTTACTAATGTATGCACTTTTGTTTACCCAAGTATTCATTGGGTTTAACATTTCTGTAGGAACATTAGGACAATATTTTGGCATAAATAATCCGAAAATAGGGTGTTGTTCAAATTCGATATTATCTAAACTTCCTTTTAAGATTTCTCCAATCATTGCTCTTGTATATTTTAATTTTATACGAGAACCAGTTCCGTAAGGACCTCCAGACCAACCTGTGTTAATCAACCAAACATTTACACCTGCTTCAGTCATTTTTGTACTTAACATTTCAGCATATTTTGTTGGGTGTAATGGCATAAAAGGTTCACCAAAACAAGCAGAGAAAGATGGTACAGGCTCTGTAATTCCTGCTTCTGTTCCTGCTACTTTTGCAGTATAACCAGAGATAAAGTGGTATGCAGCTTGTCCAGGAGTTAATTTAGAAACTGGAGGCAAAACACCAAAAGCATCTGCAGTTAAAAAGAAAATGTTTTTAGGGTTGTTTGCGTATGATGGTACTGCAATATTATCGATGTTATAAATTGGGTAACTTACACGTGTGTTTTGTGTAATAGAACCATCCATGTAATCTACTTCTCCATCTTCTTTAAATACTACATTTTCTAATAAAGCACCTGGCTTAATAGCTCTAAAAATATCTGGTTCTTTTTCTTCTGATAAGTCGATAACTTTAGCATAACAACCACCTTCAAAATTAAAGATATTGTTTTCTTTAGTCCAACCATGTTCATCATCACCAATTAATTTTCTTGAAGGGTCTGCAGATAAAGTTGTTTTTCCTGTTCCAGATAATCCGAAGAAAATTGCTGTATCTCCATCTTCACCAACATTTGCAGAACAGTGCATTGGTAAAACATCTTTTTCTACTGGTAAAATTAAATTTAATGCAGAAAATATACCTTTTTTAATTTCTCCTGTATAACCAGAACCACCAATTAAAGCAATTTTATCTGTAAAGTTAATGATAGAGAAATTTCCTTGACGGATTCCGTATGCTTTTGGGTCATCACAAATATAACCAGGAGCACATAATACTAACCAGTCTTCATCAAAGTTAGCTAACTCTTCGTCAGAAGGTCTTAAGAACATATTGTAAACAAAAGAAATAGACCATGGGTATTCTGCTACGGTTCTAATATTTGTTCTGTAAGTTGGGTCTGCACATACATAACCATCTTTAGCGTATATTTCTTTATTAGATAAATAATCTGTAACGTTCTTTTTTAATTTATCGAAATTTTCTTGAGAAACAGGTTTGTTGGTTTTTCCCCACCAAACTTTGTCTGCTGTATAATCATCTTTTACTATAAATCTATCTTGAGGAGATCTACCTGTAAATTTACCAGTGTTTACAGCTAAAGTTCCATTTTTGGTTTCTCTACCCATACCTTTTTCAATAGTAATTTTTTGAAGTTCTTCAGTAGGTAAGTTCCAATTTACTGTTACGTTTTTTAATCCGTAAGTTTCCATGTTTCTGTTGGTTGCCATAATTTAATTTTATAGTTATTAATTAATGTTTATTACAATTGCCATCTGATTGGCTTTTATATTATTGTTTTTTGATATTGTAAAATTACTCACATTATAAAGTTTGTTTTATGACATATATCATACCGGTACCATACAGTTAATTTTTATGATAATCCTAACAAAAAGAAGTCAATATTATATAAAATTAAATACGAAAACGTAATAGAAATAATTTCTTATTACGTTTCTTTAAAAAATGATTATTTTTGATGATTCATTTTCTTGTTTTATTGTAGAATAATTAATAAAATGATGAATTTGTTGTCTATTTTAAGGACATTAGATTGGTTTTTATAATAAAAACTGATAAAACATTAATATATCTTAAATAAGTACATTATATATGAAACTAGATATTTTGGCTTTTGGAGCCCATCCAGATGATGTGGAATTGGGTTGTGGAGCAACAATTGCAAAGGAAATTTCTTTGGGAAAAAAGGTAGGAATCGTAGATCTTACAAGAGGAGAATTGGGGACTAGAGGATCTGCTGATTTACGAGATATTGAAGCCGCTAATTCTGCTAAAATTTTAGGGGTTTCTGTGCGTGAAAACCTTCGTTTTTCTGATGGTTTTTTTGTAAACGATAAAGAACATCAATTAGAAGTTATTAAAATGATACGAAAGTACCAACCAGAAATTGTGTTGTGTAATGCTGTTGATGATCGTCATATAGATCATCCAAAAGGAAGCCGTTTGGTTTCTGATGCGTGTTTTTTAAGTGGGTTGTTAAAGATTGAAACAACAATAGAAGGGGAGTTGCAAGAAAAGTGGCGACCAAAGTTGGTATATCATTATATACAATGGAAAAATTTAGAACCAGATTTTGTAATTGATGTTACCGGTTTTATGGATCTTAAAAAGAAATCTGTATTAGCATACACTTCTCAGTTCTATGATCCAACCAGTAATGAGCCAGAAACACCTATTACGAGTAAGAATTTTACAGACAGTGTAGATTATAGAGCAAAAGATTTAGGAAGACTGATTGGAGTAGATTTTGCAGAAGGCTTTATTTCAGAACGTTACGTTGCTGTTGAAAATTTAAGTAAATTAATTTGATATTTTATTTTTTAGAAACAGAAAAAGTTTTTATATTTGCAGCCGCAATTATATGGTGGTTGTAGCTCAGTTGGTTAGAGTATCGGTTTGTGGTACCGAGTGTCGCGGGTTCGAGTCCCGTCTTCCACCCAAAAAAACAAAGCTTCTTAGAAATAAGAAGCTTTTTTTGTACCCAAACTTTTCTTCTGAGTTTAATACAGAATTGTGTTTTAATTTTAGAATATAAAAAAAACCATCTTAAAAATTAATTTTAGATGGTTTTATCATTACTTATAAATTCCCCAACTTATAAATGTATATGTCTTTTAAGACACTTCAAAGATATGACTTTAATGACCTTTAATTTTTTAATTTCGATTAATTGTATTGTTTTGGTCGGTGAGTGGTGTAAAACTATTGTTAAAGTGAGTTAAAGGGAGGCTTCTATTTTTTTAAGTTCTTGCAAGTAGTTAAAAACAATTTAAAACTTCTAAAACCTCGTTTCTTTTTCTAACAGATACAGGTATGTTAGAAGCGTCGGTAAGTACAAGGTATCCACCGTCAGATTTTATAAACTCCTTAATATAAGTGGTGTTTACTAAGTGGCTTTGGTGTACTCTTAAAAAACCAACTTCTTTTAACATATCTGCATAGTGTTTCAGTGTTTTAGAAACTAATATTTTAGATTTATCTTTAAAAAAGAAGGTAGTGTAGTTGTTGTCAGATTTACAGTGAATGATATCTTCAATATTTACTACAATTATTTTTTCTGAAGTATGTAAAGAAATTTTACTCGGTTTATTATTTGGAGATGTTACTGCTTCTTGTAAAACATTTAGCTGTTGTTTGTCTGGCTGAATTTGATTTTGTGCTTTTTCTATAGAAATAGCTAAATCTTCGTCGGAATAGGGTTTTAATATATAATCGATTGCGGCAAACTTAAAGGCTTTTATGGCAAAAGCGTCACTTGCGGTTACAAAGATGATTTTGGATTTTAGATCAGGAAAAATCTCTAGAATATCAAATCCAGTTCCATCGCCTAGCATAATATCTAAAAATAAGATATCTGGTTGTTGTTTGCGTAGCAATTTAGCAGCTTCTACAACAGAGGTTGCTTTTCCTATAATTTTAATTTCTGTATGGTTATTAGTAATATCATTTGCCAACATGTCTAAAGCTACTGGCATGTCATCAACTAAAATAGCGGTTAATTCTTTCATATTATACTTCTTCAACGAGTTCAAATAATGTAATTTCTGGTCTCACATTTAATCGTACTTGGTACAAATTACCAAGTGCTCTATTAATATATAAAGTTCTACCATCATACAAATCAAATTCTCCGGCAGCGTATCTTTTGTTTTTTACAGGAAGAATAGGAGGGTTTAAAAACGGAGGTTTTACTTGTCCGCCATGTGTATGTCCAGATAAAATCCAACCTTTATAATTATTCCAAACATTTAAATCGCAAACATCAGGGTTGTGGCATAATACTACGTTAGCTTTTTTAGCATCGTATTTGTTCATTATTTTTACGGGGTTAAAATTAGAACTCCAATAATCATCAATACCTAGTATATTTAGCCCACTAAAACTAACTTCTTGGTTTCTTAAAATGGTAATGTTTTTTTTATCTAAAATGTTAGAAATTCTATCGGCAACATCTGGTTCTAACCAATTAACACCGTAATCATGATTGCCTAACACGCCTGCAGTTCCTAACTTACCGTTTACCGCATATTTAAAAACTTTTTCTAATTGATCAAACTGTTCTGGAGTTTCATAAGAAACAAAATCTCCTGTGTACACAACAAAATCGGGGTTGTAAAGACGTGCTTTTTTAAAAGAATCGATAATGTAATTATAATCAAACTTATTCCCCACATGAATGTCACTAATTTGCATTAATGTTTTGCCAATTAGGTTTTTAGGTAGGTTTTTAATAGGCATTTTTACGTTTACAAATTCTAACCAAAAAGGTTCTACCTGCCAAGAGTAAAGACCTCCAATAGCAGTGGCTCCTATTCCTGTAAGTAAAGTGTTTTTTATAAATTTTCGTCTTTCCATTTTTTAATAGTCTGTTTTTAGAGGAATTTTAAACCCAACTTTTGTGCCTTCTATGTTGTTTTTATTTTTTATTTCTTCAATAGAAAATGAATTGTATTTTGTTAAATGCTGAATACGCTCTTTTGTAACTTCTAACGCCACCGATTGATGATTTGTATTTTTCTTTTCTTTTTTTGATTGATAAAAGCCAATACCGTTATCTTCTATGGTAAAATGTAAGAAACTATTTCTAACTTCAAAAATAAGTTTAATTTTTGCATCTTTTTTATTCGGTTGAAAAGCGTGTTTGATACAGTTTTCTATAAAAGGTTGAATTAACATAGGCGGAATTAAAATCTCTTCGGAATCTATATTATTTAAAGAGGTTTCTATGTTATATTCAAAAGATTTCGAATTCATTTTTTGTTCTAAATCTAAATAATTCTTTATGGTTTCAAGTTCGTCTTTTAAGCTAATTTCTTCTAAACGAGAATTATTTAAAACACTTCTTAAAAGTATAGAAAACTGAGAAATGGTTTTGTTTAATTCTTTAGAATCGCCAGCATTACCAAGTGCTTTTATTCCGTTTAAAACATTAAAAATAAAATGCGGATTCATTTGTAATTGCAACGCTTTCTGCTCTAGAGTTAATACCTTGTTTTTTATTTTTAGGGTATCAATTTTTTGTTGATTTTTTTTATTGATTTTTCTAATATATAGTTCAACAATAGCAGCCAATAACAAACATAAAAAAGCAACACATAAAATTAAAAACCAAGCTTTTTTATAAATCGGAGTTTCTATAAAAAAAGAAAAGGATGCTTTTTTACTAACTGTATCTCCATCTTTAGACTGCACCGAAAATGTATAGTTACCAGCTTTTAAGTTTGCGAA
The nucleotide sequence above comes from Polaribacter butkevichii. Encoded proteins:
- the bshB1 gene encoding bacillithiol biosynthesis deacetylase BshB1, which encodes MKLDILAFGAHPDDVELGCGATIAKEISLGKKVGIVDLTRGELGTRGSADLRDIEAANSAKILGVSVRENLRFSDGFFVNDKEHQLEVIKMIRKYQPEIVLCNAVDDRHIDHPKGSRLVSDACFLSGLLKIETTIEGELQEKWRPKLVYHYIQWKNLEPDFVIDVTGFMDLKKKSVLAYTSQFYDPTSNEPETPITSKNFTDSVDYRAKDLGRLIGVDFAEGFISERYVAVENLSKLI
- a CDS encoding LytR/AlgR family response regulator transcription factor, whose product is MKELTAILVDDMPVALDMLANDITNNHTEIKIIGKATSVVEAAKLLRKQQPDILFLDIMLGDGTGFDILEIFPDLKSKIIFVTASDAFAIKAFKFAAIDYILKPYSDEDLAISIEKAQNQIQPDKQQLNVLQEAVTSPNNKPSKISLHTSEKIIVVNIEDIIHCKSDNNYTTFFFKDKSKILVSKTLKHYADMLKEVGFLRVHQSHLVNTTYIKEFIKSDGGYLVLTDASNIPVSVRKRNEVLEVLNCF
- a CDS encoding metallophosphoesterase translates to MERRKFIKNTLLTGIGATAIGGLYSWQVEPFWLEFVNVKMPIKNLPKNLIGKTLMQISDIHVGNKFDYNYIIDSFKKARLYNPDFVVYTGDFVSYETPEQFDQLEKVFKYAVNGKLGTAGVLGNHDYGVNWLEPDVADRISNILDKKNITILRNQEVSFSGLNILGIDDYWSSNFNPVKIMNKYDAKKANVVLCHNPDVCDLNVWNNYKGWILSGHTHGGQVKPPFLNPPILPVKNKRYAAGEFDLYDGRTLYINRALGNLYQVRLNVRPEITLFELVEEV
- a CDS encoding trans-sulfuration enzyme family protein gives rise to the protein MKESNKFGINTTCVHVGEVKDEQFKGAVSPIYTATSYAFDGVDVKRYPRYFNTPNQEMLHKKIAALEKTEDALIFGSGMAAISAALFAFLKKGDHVVIQQVIYGGTYNFIVSEFDKFGIEYSFTESDKVEDFKPLIKANTKVLYIETPSNPLLGITDMKAIAALAKENGILTMIDNTFASPINQNPIDFGIDIMLHSATKYMGGHSDISAGAIAATTEHIEKIWKTAINFGGNLSDQTVWLLERSLKTLNLRVKEQTKNAQKMAEFLENNADIDRVYYPGLKSHPQYELAKKQMKGFGAMMSFELSEGIDAMKFQNYLQLIKPSMSLAGLESTTVSPVQTTHALLSEEERLARGIKDGLIRFSVGIEEAEDLIKDILQAIKKAKS
- the pckA gene encoding phosphoenolpyruvate carboxykinase (ATP), which codes for MATNRNMETYGLKNVTVNWNLPTEELQKITIEKGMGRETKNGTLAVNTGKFTGRSPQDRFIVKDDYTADKVWWGKTNKPVSQENFDKLKKNVTDYLSNKEIYAKDGYVCADPTYRTNIRTVAEYPWSISFVYNMFLRPSDEELANFDEDWLVLCAPGYICDDPKAYGIRQGNFSIINFTDKIALIGGSGYTGEIKKGIFSALNLILPVEKDVLPMHCSANVGEDGDTAIFFGLSGTGKTTLSADPSRKLIGDDEHGWTKENNIFNFEGGCYAKVIDLSEEKEPDIFRAIKPGALLENVVFKEDGEVDYMDGSITQNTRVSYPIYNIDNIAVPSYANNPKNIFFLTADAFGVLPPVSKLTPGQAAYHFISGYTAKVAGTEAGITEPVPSFSACFGEPFMPLHPTKYAEMLSTKMTEAGVNVWLINTGWSGGPYGTGSRIKLKYTRAMIGEILKGSLDNIEFEQHPIFGLFMPKYCPNVPTEMLNPMNTWVNKSAYISKAIHLAHFFHLNFEKFANEASEHIIEGGPLIDEHHQLDHM